A genomic window from Flavobacterium azooxidireducens includes:
- a CDS encoding (2Fe-2S) ferredoxin domain-containing protein, with product MGKAKKSEKVIYFCDGKKCCKYNKEIKDCLKDLVKDNGLKETVAFEKMKCQGMCKQAPVLCIHKNECVGKVSTKDAKKLFEKHIA from the coding sequence ATGGGAAAAGCAAAAAAATCTGAAAAAGTAATTTATTTCTGCGACGGCAAAAAATGCTGTAAATACAACAAAGAAATCAAAGATTGTCTTAAAGACTTAGTCAAAGACAATGGTTTGAAAGAAACGGTTGCCTTTGAAAAAATGAAATGCCAAGGCATGTGCAAACAAGCTCCGGTTTTGTGTATTCACAAAAATGAATGTGTGGGCAAAGTATCGACTAAGGATGCTAAAAAACTCTTCGAAAAGCATATCGCTTAA
- a CDS encoding PepSY-associated TM helix domain-containing protein — MKKTKFKKGIRKLHLWLGLSTGLIVFLISITGAIYVFQEEITNYLRKDAIYHHEENISAKEPLSLKVLEQKVDAHTKEKYPIHWVTVPIDKSRSYVFYYYERNPEGWNFYEEYVVYKSVYVNPFTGEVRGVYDETVDFFNIIKSIHFSFMLNTEWGTYVCGIPTLIFLFMLISGIILWWPKNKNARKQRFTFNWKNVKSWKRKNYDLHNILGFYISSLAFVVAFTGLFYAFFFIQAILYFVFSGGSTTYPDFSHIQTQAPIEMRNEHTLDKIGKKVETLYPDAFQYSLDFGYEHLDDHEHPNYDVFVKQLSYSYHVNHSLIFDENSGELLHQHSHQDKNLGEKAVAANYDIHIGAIFGIWSKILAMIISLVCASLPVTGFLIWFGRRKKKSKENLTN; from the coding sequence ATGAAAAAAACAAAATTCAAAAAAGGAATTCGAAAATTACATCTTTGGTTAGGTTTATCAACGGGGTTGATTGTGTTCCTGATTTCGATTACCGGTGCGATTTATGTGTTTCAGGAGGAAATTACCAATTACCTTCGAAAAGATGCCATTTATCATCACGAAGAAAACATCTCTGCTAAAGAACCGCTTTCACTAAAAGTTTTAGAACAAAAAGTGGATGCTCATACGAAAGAAAAATACCCTATTCATTGGGTTACCGTACCTATTGATAAAAGCCGAAGTTATGTTTTTTATTACTACGAACGAAATCCGGAAGGCTGGAATTTTTACGAAGAATACGTGGTTTATAAATCCGTTTATGTGAATCCGTTTACCGGCGAAGTTCGAGGGGTTTATGATGAAACAGTCGATTTTTTCAACATCATCAAATCGATTCATTTTAGTTTTATGTTGAATACCGAATGGGGAACTTATGTCTGCGGAATTCCAACGTTGATTTTTCTTTTTATGCTGATTTCGGGAATCATTTTATGGTGGCCCAAAAATAAAAATGCCCGAAAACAACGTTTTACATTTAATTGGAAAAACGTAAAAAGTTGGAAACGTAAAAACTATGATTTGCACAACATTTTAGGATTTTACATTTCATCCTTAGCTTTTGTGGTTGCCTTTACGGGATTGTTTTATGCGTTTTTCTTCATTCAAGCCATTTTATACTTCGTGTTTTCGGGCGGAAGCACAACTTACCCAGACTTTTCGCATATTCAGACCCAAGCTCCTATTGAAATGCGAAACGAACATACGTTGGATAAAATTGGTAAAAAAGTTGAAACCTTATATCCGGATGCTTTTCAATACAGTTTAGATTTTGGTTACGAACATTTAGACGACCACGAACATCCGAATTATGATGTGTTTGTAAAGCAACTCTCCTACTCCTATCATGTGAACCACAGTTTGATTTTTGATGAAAATTCGGGTGAGTTATTGCACCAACATTCACATCAAGACAAGAATTTAGGCGAAAAAGCCGTTGCTGCCAATTACGATATTCACATTGGAGCTATCTTTGGCATTTGGAGCAAAATTTTAGCGATGATTATCAGTTTAGTTTGTGCCTCCCTACCCGTTACTGGATTTCTAATTTGGTTTGGCCGTAGAAAGAAGAAATCAAAAGAAAATCTAACAAATTAA
- a CDS encoding lmo0937 family membrane protein, with protein MSNLLYTVAVVLVILWALGFFVYSIGSIIHILLVIAVIAILFRLIKGRNI; from the coding sequence ATGTCAAACTTATTATACACCGTCGCAGTAGTATTAGTAATACTCTGGGCACTAGGATTTTTTGTTTACAGCATCGGATCAATCATCCACATTTTATTAGTTATCGCTGTAATCGCTATTTTATTTAGATTAATCAAAGGAAGAAATATATAA
- a CDS encoding TonB-dependent receptor: MKKLVHILSLFMIIWNVSAQSGTISGTIKNNQNQPLENVNVVLKGTTIGTRTNLEGQFTLNNIQNGNHTVSISHIGFASKEITINLANFNDLGILILQENNQALEEIVLNGKVNKYRREESTVVSKMPLKDIENPQVYNAIPSELLKEQVVTNFNDALKNATGVTRLWESTGRNGDGAEFYSMRGFAVQPTMTNGLPSLTNTTIDPINVDNIEVIKGPSGTLFGSSVISYGGLINVVTKKPYEQFGGEISYINGTYGSNRLTADINIPLKDKIAIRVNSAYTTEESFQDAGFSNAFFIAPSLKYEVSDKLTFLVNTEFYKNTSAKASMIFLSRYAPLSFDNMSLFEQNYKKSFTSNDLTMNNNSFNMQMQALYKLSENWTSQTVLSKSTTKTNGYYQYLWDSANGDEFTRFISKADGTFYTTDIQQNFIGDFKIGKMRNRLVAGLDYYNSRLINGGAGWIGYGTVSLVNGTDTNGVDLNGDPLQTVLTQPGVDNALAGSFGGNTEANQEVISAYVSDVLNITEKLSVMASLRLDYFDGKTSQYDAEETKSQVAISPKFGAVYQLIENKVSVFGNYMNGFQNVAPITVADLDGSNPRTKEFDPEQANQYELGLKTSLYKDVISASISYYNIQVKDRVITDPNNINNSIQGGEVESKGIEISLVANPIKGLNIITGFSKNNAEVTKETPGDGYLGLRPEEAGPETLVNFWANYMITSGQLKGFGIGFGGNYASEYKTLNRANIGTFELPSYTVLNSALSYDNSKFNVSLKLNNLLNEKYYSGWSTVTPQRLRSITAGVTYKF; encoded by the coding sequence ATGAAAAAACTAGTCCATATTTTAAGTCTTTTTATGATCATTTGGAATGTTTCAGCACAAAGCGGAACAATTTCAGGAACAATCAAAAACAATCAAAATCAACCTTTAGAAAATGTAAATGTGGTGCTAAAAGGCACTACCATAGGCACAAGAACAAACCTTGAAGGTCAATTTACATTAAACAATATCCAAAACGGTAATCACACTGTATCTATTTCACACATTGGTTTTGCTTCAAAAGAAATAACAATCAATTTGGCTAATTTTAATGATTTGGGAATTCTGATTTTACAAGAAAACAATCAAGCTCTTGAAGAAATTGTTCTTAATGGAAAAGTAAACAAATACCGAAGAGAAGAAAGTACTGTTGTTTCCAAAATGCCATTGAAAGACATTGAAAATCCACAAGTTTATAATGCAATTCCATCTGAACTTTTAAAAGAACAAGTGGTTACCAATTTTAATGATGCCCTTAAAAACGCCACCGGTGTAACCAGACTTTGGGAATCAACCGGAAGAAACGGTGATGGTGCCGAATTTTATTCGATGCGTGGTTTTGCAGTTCAACCCACTATGACAAATGGCTTGCCTTCATTAACAAACACAACTATCGACCCAATTAACGTTGACAATATCGAAGTAATCAAAGGGCCTTCGGGAACTTTGTTTGGAAGCAGTGTTATTTCGTATGGTGGCTTAATCAACGTAGTTACCAAAAAACCGTATGAGCAATTTGGTGGTGAAATTAGTTATATCAACGGCACCTATGGCAGCAATCGTCTTACTGCTGACATCAATATTCCTTTGAAAGACAAAATAGCTATTCGGGTTAATTCGGCTTACACAACAGAAGAATCGTTTCAAGATGCCGGATTTTCAAATGCCTTTTTTATCGCTCCTTCTTTAAAATATGAAGTGAGTGACAAATTGACTTTCTTGGTTAATACCGAATTTTACAAAAATACTTCGGCAAAAGCAAGTATGATTTTCCTAAGTCGCTATGCTCCGCTTTCCTTTGACAACATGAGTTTGTTTGAACAAAACTATAAGAAATCATTCACTTCCAATGATTTGACGATGAACAACAATTCGTTCAACATGCAAATGCAGGCGTTGTATAAACTTTCAGAAAATTGGACTTCGCAAACAGTTTTATCAAAAAGCACTACCAAAACAAACGGCTATTATCAATACTTATGGGATTCTGCTAACGGTGACGAATTTACTCGTTTCATTTCGAAAGCGGATGGAACATTTTACACCACCGATATTCAACAAAATTTCATCGGCGATTTCAAAATCGGAAAGATGAGAAATCGTTTAGTAGCCGGATTGGATTATTATAATTCAAGATTAATTAATGGCGGTGCAGGCTGGATTGGTTATGGAACAGTTTCATTGGTTAATGGTACAGATACAAACGGAGTAGACCTAAATGGAGACCCACTTCAAACCGTTTTAACTCAACCGGGTGTAGATAATGCACTTGCTGGAAGTTTTGGTGGAAATACCGAAGCCAATCAAGAAGTAATCAGTGCCTATGTTTCAGATGTATTAAATATTACAGAAAAATTATCGGTTATGGCAAGTTTACGTTTGGATTATTTTGATGGAAAAACATCGCAATATGATGCTGAAGAAACTAAAAGTCAAGTAGCCATTTCGCCAAAATTTGGTGCAGTGTATCAATTGATTGAAAACAAAGTTTCCGTTTTTGGTAACTATATGAATGGTTTTCAAAATGTGGCTCCGATTACCGTTGCCGATTTGGATGGAAGCAATCCAAGAACAAAAGAATTTGATCCGGAACAAGCCAATCAATATGAACTTGGTTTAAAAACAAGTTTGTATAAAGATGTGATTTCGGCTTCCATTAGCTATTATAACATTCAGGTAAAAGATAGAGTGATTACCGATCCAAACAACATCAACAATTCCATTCAAGGTGGCGAAGTAGAAAGTAAAGGAATTGAAATCAGCCTTGTGGCAAATCCGATTAAAGGTTTAAATATCATTACCGGTTTTAGTAAAAACAATGCCGAAGTAACAAAAGAAACACCCGGCGATGGTTACCTAGGTTTACGTCCGGAAGAAGCGGGTCCCGAAACATTAGTTAACTTTTGGGCAAACTATATGATTACCAGCGGACAATTAAAAGGTTTTGGAATTGGTTTTGGTGGAAACTATGCAAGCGAATACAAAACCTTAAACAGAGCTAACATCGGAACGTTTGAATTACCTTCTTATACGGTTTTAAATTCGGCTTTATCGTATGACAACAGCAAGTTTAATGTGTCTTTAAAATTGAACAATCTATTAAATGAAAAATATTACTCTGGTTGGTCAACCGTTACGCCACAACGTTTACGAAGCATAACCGCTGGTGTTACGTATAAATTTTAA
- a CDS encoding YtxH domain-containing protein has product MKASNVVLGVLGGLAAGAILGVLFAPDKGENTRKKIAKKSGDLKDTVKSSFNDFLTSVEDQYHSLTSKAEDVAQNVANEGKANLEKINRELNK; this is encoded by the coding sequence ATGAAAGCATCAAATGTAGTATTAGGAGTATTAGGCGGATTAGCCGCAGGAGCAATTTTAGGTGTATTGTTTGCACCGGATAAAGGTGAAAACACCCGTAAAAAAATTGCCAAAAAAAGTGGTGATTTAAAAGATACAGTTAAATCAAGTTTTAATGATTTTTTAACTTCAGTTGAAGATCAGTACCATTCACTTACTTCAAAAGCAGAAGACGTTGCTCAAAACGTAGCCAATGAAGGAAAAGCGAATCTTGAAAAAATTAACCGCGAATTGAATAAATAA
- a CDS encoding DUF6265 family protein, producing the protein MKNIIYIASFLLFCCFSCQQKATTYAELEKVNWFLGKWENKTTEGTFSEEWKVENDSVYYGKSHYVVKNDTIFTETIKLIQSKKNVFYIVTTIPPQNGVEPVSFKLTSSTTDYLVFENPEHDFPKKITYKLVTKDSLYAEISGDGKSQGFPFKKKVN; encoded by the coding sequence ATGAAAAATATAATTTACATCGCATCCTTCCTACTATTTTGCTGTTTTTCCTGTCAACAAAAAGCAACAACGTATGCAGAATTAGAAAAAGTAAACTGGTTTTTAGGCAAATGGGAAAACAAAACTACCGAAGGTACTTTTTCAGAAGAATGGAAAGTAGAAAATGATTCCGTTTATTATGGAAAAAGTCATTATGTAGTGAAAAATGATACAATATTTACTGAAACTATAAAGTTAATTCAATCAAAAAAAAATGTATTTTATATAGTAACAACAATTCCTCCCCAAAATGGAGTAGAACCCGTAAGTTTCAAATTAACTTCTTCTACTACAGATTATTTAGTTTTTGAAAACCCTGAACACGATTTTCCTAAAAAAATCACCTACAAATTAGTTACCAAAGACAGTTTGTATGCAGAAATTAGTGGTGATGGGAAGAGTCAGGGTTTTCCGTTTAAGAAAAAAGTAAATTAA
- a CDS encoding aminoacyl-histidine dipeptidase — translation MNQEIRNLEPKALWNKFADLNAVPRPSKKEERVIAFMMDFGKQLGLETSKDEVGNVIIRKPATAGLENRKTIVMQSHLDMVHQKNNDTDFDFNTQGIEMYVDGDWVRAKGTTLGADNGLGVATIMAVLESKNIPHPAIEALFTIDEETGMTGAMGLKGGLLNGEILLNLDTEEDDEIDIGCAGGVDVTATRSYKEEETPENSLAFIITVKGLKGGHSGMDIHKGLGNANKIMNRLLFDGFENFGLQIAEINGGSLRNAIPRESVAKVIISAIYEGAFQLDMQNIIDNIKTEFKTTEPNLIIEITETELPKKVMDLGIQEGLIRAIYAAHNGVYRMSADMEDLVETSNNIAKVTVKEGNITVQCLTRSSVETSKFDLANALRSAFELMGCEVTFGGSYPGWTPNVNSPILDVLVNIYEKQNGTKPSVVACHAGLECGILGTNYPNMDMISFGPTIHGAHSPDERASISSAQKYWKFVLEILENIPVKV, via the coding sequence ATGAATCAAGAAATCAGAAACCTAGAACCCAAAGCACTTTGGAATAAATTTGCCGACTTAAACGCTGTACCACGACCATCCAAAAAAGAAGAACGTGTAATTGCTTTTATGATGGATTTCGGAAAGCAATTAGGCTTAGAAACCAGCAAAGATGAAGTTGGAAACGTCATCATCAGAAAACCGGCAACTGCAGGATTAGAAAATAGAAAAACCATCGTGATGCAATCGCATTTAGACATGGTGCATCAAAAAAATAACGATACCGATTTTGACTTCAACACACAAGGAATCGAAATGTATGTGGATGGCGATTGGGTTCGTGCCAAAGGAACTACGCTTGGAGCCGACAACGGTTTGGGAGTAGCAACCATTATGGCAGTTTTGGAAAGTAAAAACATTCCGCATCCGGCCATTGAAGCACTTTTTACGATTGATGAAGAAACCGGAATGACCGGAGCAATGGGGTTAAAAGGCGGTTTGTTAAACGGAGAAATTCTGTTGAATTTAGATACCGAAGAAGATGATGAAATCGACATTGGTTGTGCCGGTGGAGTAGATGTAACCGCGACAAGAAGTTATAAAGAAGAAGAAACTCCCGAGAATTCGTTGGCTTTTATCATTACTGTTAAAGGTTTAAAAGGCGGACATTCCGGAATGGATATTCATAAAGGATTGGGAAATGCAAACAAAATTATGAATCGTTTGTTATTTGACGGTTTTGAAAATTTTGGTTTACAAATTGCTGAAATTAATGGTGGAAGTTTACGCAACGCTATTCCAAGAGAGAGTGTGGCAAAAGTGATTATTTCGGCTATTTATGAAGGAGCTTTCCAATTGGATATGCAAAACATAATTGATAATATTAAAACTGAATTCAAAACCACTGAACCAAATTTAATCATTGAAATTACAGAAACCGAATTACCGAAAAAAGTAATGGATTTAGGCATTCAAGAAGGATTGATTCGTGCGATTTATGCTGCTCACAATGGTGTCTACCGAATGAGTGCTGATATGGAAGACTTGGTTGAAACTTCCAACAATATTGCAAAAGTAACCGTAAAAGAAGGAAATATAACCGTTCAATGTTTAACACGATCTTCAGTAGAAACTTCCAAATTTGATTTGGCAAATGCGTTGCGTTCTGCGTTTGAATTAATGGGTTGCGAAGTGACTTTTGGTGGAAGCTATCCGGGTTGGACACCGAATGTGAACTCACCAATCTTAGATGTTCTAGTGAATATTTACGAAAAACAAAACGGTACAAAACCAAGTGTTGTGGCTTGTCACGCTGGTTTAGAATGTGGAATTTTAGGAACCAACTACCCTAATATGGATATGATTTCGTTTGGACCAACCATTCACGGAGCTCACTCTCCTGACGAAAGAGCTTCGATTTCATCTGCACAAAAATACTGGAAATTTGTGTTGGAGATTTTGGAGAATATTCCGGTGAAAGTTTAA
- the prfA gene encoding peptide chain release factor 1 encodes MLDRLQYVKQRFDEISDLIIQPDVIADQKRYVQLNQEYKTLKGLVDKREEYIRLTQSIEEANEIIADGSDAEMVEMAKMELEDAKERMPQLEDEIKFMLIPKDPEDAKNVMVEIRAGTGGDEASIFAGDLYRMYTKYCEGRGWRTSVVDMNDGTAGGFKEVIFEVTGEDVYGTLKFEAGVHRVQRVPQTETQGRVHTSAATVMVLPEAEEFDVQIDMNDVRIDYFCSSGPGGQSVNTTKSAVRMTHVPTGLVAQCQDEKSQHKNKDKALTVLRSRLYEMELAKKQAEDATKRTSQVSSGDRSAKIRTYNYAQGRITDHRIGLSIFDLDGFMNGNIHKMIEELQLVSNTEKLKESEVF; translated from the coding sequence ATGTTAGACAGATTACAATATGTAAAACAACGTTTCGACGAGATATCAGATTTGATTATTCAGCCTGATGTGATTGCCGATCAGAAGCGTTATGTGCAATTGAACCAAGAATATAAAACCTTAAAAGGTTTGGTGGATAAGCGTGAAGAATACATCCGTTTGACACAAAGTATCGAAGAAGCCAACGAAATTATTGCCGATGGTTCGGATGCTGAAATGGTTGAAATGGCCAAGATGGAATTGGAAGATGCCAAAGAACGCATGCCACAACTAGAAGACGAAATCAAGTTTATGTTGATTCCGAAAGATCCCGAAGATGCAAAAAATGTGATGGTTGAAATTCGTGCCGGAACGGGTGGGGATGAAGCTTCTATTTTTGCAGGAGATTTATACAGAATGTACACTAAATACTGCGAAGGTCGTGGTTGGAGAACTTCTGTTGTAGATATGAACGACGGAACTGCGGGCGGTTTTAAAGAGGTGATTTTTGAAGTAACCGGAGAAGATGTTTACGGGACATTGAAATTTGAAGCCGGAGTTCATCGCGTTCAACGTGTTCCACAAACGGAAACACAAGGACGAGTGCATACTTCTGCTGCAACCGTAATGGTTTTACCGGAAGCGGAAGAATTTGACGTTCAAATTGATATGAATGATGTTCGTATTGATTATTTCTGTTCGTCAGGTCCTGGTGGTCAATCGGTGAATACAACCAAATCGGCTGTACGAATGACGCACGTTCCAACCGGATTGGTGGCTCAATGTCAGGATGAAAAATCGCAGCATAAAAACAAAGACAAAGCGTTAACGGTTTTACGTTCACGTTTGTATGAAATGGAATTGGCTAAAAAGCAGGCGGAAGATGCTACTAAACGTACTTCGCAAGTGAGTAGTGGCGACCGTTCAGCAAAAATCCGTACCTACAATTATGCTCAGGGAAGAATCACCGATCACCGAATTGGTTTAAGTATTTTTGACTTAGATGGTTTTATGAACGGGAACATTCATAAAATGATTGAAGAGTTGCAATTAGTGAGCAACACTGAAAAATTAAAAGAATCGGAAGTATTTTAA
- a CDS encoding MCP four helix bundle domain-containing protein has protein sequence MKWTYSIKNKLTASGALFSLCVLVLFSNYIDRTHTENVKKAISTLYEDRLIAEEFILKMTSGFYQIKEAINSDSTDVIKINSVNNLIADVVSVSNAYQKTKFTAVETSKADELLLILKEFESSQHTLQAKLEYSNKALVILNELSAIQLAESKQIMAHAEELYLSGKTSSQFVFVIIVIILIVLQALVFTSKSLVSNTKFPNLN, from the coding sequence ATGAAATGGACCTACAGTATAAAAAATAAATTGACAGCTTCCGGTGCACTTTTTTCACTTTGTGTATTGGTGTTGTTTAGTAATTACATTGACAGAACTCATACAGAAAACGTAAAAAAGGCAATCAGCACCTTGTATGAAGACCGATTAATTGCTGAGGAATTTATTTTAAAAATGACGAGTGGTTTTTATCAAATTAAAGAAGCAATAAATTCTGATTCGACTGATGTTATTAAAATCAACAGTGTAAATAATTTAATTGCTGATGTTGTATCAGTAAGCAATGCCTATCAAAAAACTAAATTTACGGCTGTTGAAACAAGCAAAGCAGATGAATTGTTACTTATACTCAAAGAGTTTGAATCCAGTCAACATACTCTTCAAGCAAAATTAGAATATTCGAACAAGGCGTTAGTAATTCTCAATGAACTTTCTGCAATTCAGTTAGCCGAGTCTAAACAAATTATGGCTCATGCTGAAGAATTGTATCTCTCAGGAAAAACATCTTCACAGTTTGTTTTTGTTATCATTGTTATCATATTAATCGTACTTCAAGCTCTTGTATTTACTTCTAAAAGTTTAGTTTCAAATACAAAATTTCCAAATCTGAACTAA
- a CDS encoding phage holin family protein: MENIATNLGKLYDKAEQYSRTSLELIKLNAIDKSSDVISSLAVVATLAFIVAIFTLFINLGLALLIGNALGDYAMGFFIVSGFYVFVGIILYVFRKNLIKIPIDNIVVGKLMKEKDEKFYEETINNSNL, from the coding sequence ATGGAAAATATAGCCACAAACTTAGGTAAGCTTTACGACAAAGCAGAACAGTATTCAAGAACGAGTTTAGAACTCATTAAATTGAATGCAATTGATAAATCATCAGATGTTATATCATCACTTGCTGTAGTTGCTACGCTGGCTTTTATTGTGGCTATATTTACATTATTTATAAATCTTGGACTAGCATTGCTAATTGGTAATGCGTTAGGAGATTATGCCATGGGGTTTTTCATTGTATCCGGATTCTATGTTTTTGTTGGAATCATTCTATATGTATTTAGAAAAAACTTAATTAAAATTCCAATCGACAATATTGTTGTGGGGAAATTAATGAAAGAAAAAGATGAGAAATTCTACGAAGAAACCATCAATAATTCAAATCTATAA
- a CDS encoding porin family protein, which produces MRKLILTALTCAAFTISNAQTNDSSASGASFGIKGGVNFSNLYTEDVDDNNVLTSFNVGVFVSMPLTNFLSIQPEFLYSRKGAELVYDNAFASGTGKFKLNYIEAPILLKVNLTKNLNVHAGPYFAYLIDAQVTNESGSGNFDFEENIDNDDFNKFDYGISAGAGFDFESIGFGVRYNYGLSTVGKERSFLGTTYTFPDGKNSNLSIYAAYKF; this is translated from the coding sequence ATGAGAAAACTAATTTTAACCGCTTTAACCTGTGCCGCTTTTACAATATCAAATGCACAAACAAATGACAGTTCTGCTTCAGGAGCAAGTTTTGGAATAAAGGGAGGAGTTAACTTCTCAAATCTTTACACAGAAGATGTAGATGATAACAATGTGCTAACCAGTTTTAATGTAGGTGTTTTCGTTTCAATGCCTTTAACCAATTTCTTATCCATTCAACCCGAATTTCTTTACTCAAGAAAAGGTGCCGAATTGGTATATGACAACGCTTTTGCATCAGGAACAGGAAAATTCAAATTAAATTATATTGAAGCTCCAATTTTGTTAAAAGTTAATTTAACCAAAAACTTGAATGTACACGCCGGTCCTTATTTTGCCTATTTAATTGATGCACAAGTAACAAACGAATCTGGCAGTGGAAATTTTGATTTTGAAGAAAACATTGATAATGATGATTTTAACAAATTTGATTATGGTATTTCAGCCGGTGCAGGATTTGATTTTGAATCAATAGGTTTCGGAGTTCGATACAACTACGGCTTATCAACCGTTGGTAAAGAGAGAAGCTTCTTAGGTACAACTTATACTTTTCCTGACGGAAAAAACAGTAACTTAAGCATTTATGCTGCTTATAAATTTTAA